Proteins from one Triticum aestivum cultivar Chinese Spring chromosome 7A, IWGSC CS RefSeq v2.1, whole genome shotgun sequence genomic window:
- the LOC123149048 gene encoding mediator of RNA polymerase II transcription subunit 17 isoform X2, which translates to MAAMGDDLRLDFDKLPIKRLEAIDEAGNEHYPPDGSSEAQRLAAIRRIDFSWVVERDAKKAKKAAADDAARKAWPWQGLHESLQLAQQELTVILDLISTVEANDTVAVAATISKPKPLPDEVLADMAVSAATKLQRLRHLGRYFKQSAKTMGQQFQKEARFYGSLIRLQQNWKVKRQLGNAPGSNSFMFDVVDTSQLDTAEMPRLSSLSLVPIDQDSSAEDDASENDDVNKSVKQAHSILRNIHKSIFEEQVFDMVIRETFVQTQGVNVTGMCEDFLQLAIGQESLLCLSLANSGQDSDSEMAGHEEHTNSEANLVLATTNGKQEPLKATPQGFLTRKVWRFTCYICSMTTFLRKSGRNIVILFATRVLLTLQSLQVSRVPYLHLQSLPTWHSRTSSWSICLRVPQPILAADRLTKPSDNGEPKYKSSRRQFNTKIVLKDGQISLLGEGSPSIAGSLTRKPSDGYLINSYSCDLEDLPTMVLQQVASQVINWLHEEAQVLGMSVTRDFLGLYFDLDHGDTTLGLVGHIDPDDAYGCVSWYLTVDHLAEEDGKAPATDDPWAEEKCRFLGYLSLEVLHSTLMDLINLCGTAPTR; encoded by the exons ATGGCGGCCATGGGCGACGACCTGCGGCTGGACTTCGACAAGCTCCCCATCAAGCGCCTCGAGGCCATCGACGAGGCCGGCAACGAGCACTACCCGCC GGACGGCAGCAGCGAGGCACAGCGGCTGGCGGCGATCCGCCGCATCGACTTCTCCTGGGTCGTCGAGCGGGacgccaagaaggccaagaaggcggcgGCCGATGACGCCGCCCGCAAGGCCTGGCCATGGCAGGGCCTCCACGAGAGCCTGCAGCTGGCGCAGCAGGAGCTCACCGTCATCCTCGACCTCATCTCCACG GTCGAGGCGAACGACACCGTGGCCGTGGCGGCGACCATCTCCAAGCCCAAGCCGCTGCCGGACGAAGTCCTCGCCGACATGGCCGTCTCCGCCGCCACCAAGCTCCAGCGCCTTCGG CATCTGGGACGGTACTTCAAGCAATCGGCCAAAACGATGGGGCAGCAGTTCCAGAAGGAGGCTAGGTTCTACGGCTCATTGATCAG GTTGCAACAGAACTGGAAAGTTAAGAGGCAGCTTGGGAATGCTCCAGGAAGCAACAGCTTCATGTTTGATGTAGTTGACACTTCTCAGTTGGACACGGCTGAGATGCCCCGATTGTCGTCATTGTCTTTGGTTCCAATCGATCAGGACTCGTCAG CTGAAGATGATGCCTCGGAGAATGATGATGTCAATAAGTCTGTCAAACAGGCGCATTCCATTCTCCGCAATATCCACAAGTCAATATTTGAGGAGCAG GTATTTGATATGGTGATCCGTGAGACATTTGTCCAAACTCAAGGCGTCAACGTAACTGGAATGTGTGAGGATTTTCTCCAATTAGCCATTGGCCAGGAGAGTTTGTTGTGCCTTTCGCTTGCGAATTCTGGACAGGACAGTGACTCGGAAATGGCGGGCCATGAAGAGCACACTAATTCAGAGGCGAATCTTGTGTTAGCCACCACCAATGGGAAGCAGGAGCCTTTAAAAGCAACCCCTCAGGGTTTCTTAACCCGAAAAGTCTGGAGATTTACCTGCTACATATGTTCCATGACAACATTCTTAAGAAAGTCAGGGAGAAATATCGTAATATTGTTCGCAACCAGAGTCCTGCTCACACTGCAGAGCCTGCAG GTTAGCAGGGTTCCGTATCTCCATCTGCAGTCCCTTCCTACGTGGCATTCTCGAACTTCTTCCTGGTCTATCTGCCTAAGAGTTCCGCAGCCTATTTTAGCTGCTGACCGACTCACGAAGCCTTCGGACAATGGTGAGCCTAAATACAAATCTTCCAGGAGACAGTTCAACACGAAGATTGTCTTGAAGGATGGCCAGATAAGTTTGTTGGGCGAAGGTTCTCCGAGCATTGCTGGATCATTGACCAGGAAGCCCTCAGATGGGTATCTGATAAACAGTTACAGCTGTGACTTGGAGGACCTCCCTACGATGGTTCTGCAGCAG GTGGCGAGCCAGGTGATAAACTGGCTCCACGAGGAGGCGCAGGTCCTGGGGATGAGTGTGACGAGGGACTTTTTAGGCCTCTACTTTGACCTGGACCACGGCGACACGACACTGGGCCTGGTGGGGCACATCGACCCGGATGATGCTTATGGGTGCGTGTCGTGGTACCTGACGGTGGACCACCTGGCGGAGGAGGACGGGAAGGCGCCGGCGACGGACGACCCGTGGGCGGAGGAGAAGTGCAGGTTCCTTGGGTACCTATCCCTGGAGGTGCTCCACTCCACCCTCATGGACCTCATCAACCTGTGTGGCACCGCGCCCACCCGCTGA
- the LOC123149048 gene encoding mediator of RNA polymerase II transcription subunit 17 isoform X1, whose translation MAAMGDDLRLDFDKLPIKRLEAIDEAGNEHYPPDGSSEAQRLAAIRRIDFSWVVERDAKKAKKAAADDAARKAWPWQGLHESLQLAQQELTVILDLISTVEANDTVAVAATISKPKPLPDEVLADMAVSAATKLQRLRHLGRYFKQSAKTMGQQFQKEARFYGSLIRLQQNWKVKRQLGNAPGSNSFMFDVVDTSQLDTAEMPRLSSLSLVPIDQDSSGTLSVQIPQKSCRFLSLQFHGDSASGVESYTCKTKGVSSTTCSAAEDDASENDDVNKSVKQAHSILRNIHKSIFEEQVFDMVIRETFVQTQGVNVTGMCEDFLQLAIGQESLLCLSLANSGQDSDSEMAGHEEHTNSEANLVLATTNGKQEPLKATPQGFLTRKVWRFTCYICSMTTFLRKSGRNIVILFATRVLLTLQSLQVSRVPYLHLQSLPTWHSRTSSWSICLRVPQPILAADRLTKPSDNGEPKYKSSRRQFNTKIVLKDGQISLLGEGSPSIAGSLTRKPSDGYLINSYSCDLEDLPTMVLQQVASQVINWLHEEAQVLGMSVTRDFLGLYFDLDHGDTTLGLVGHIDPDDAYGCVSWYLTVDHLAEEDGKAPATDDPWAEEKCRFLGYLSLEVLHSTLMDLINLCGTAPTR comes from the exons ATGGCGGCCATGGGCGACGACCTGCGGCTGGACTTCGACAAGCTCCCCATCAAGCGCCTCGAGGCCATCGACGAGGCCGGCAACGAGCACTACCCGCC GGACGGCAGCAGCGAGGCACAGCGGCTGGCGGCGATCCGCCGCATCGACTTCTCCTGGGTCGTCGAGCGGGacgccaagaaggccaagaaggcggcgGCCGATGACGCCGCCCGCAAGGCCTGGCCATGGCAGGGCCTCCACGAGAGCCTGCAGCTGGCGCAGCAGGAGCTCACCGTCATCCTCGACCTCATCTCCACG GTCGAGGCGAACGACACCGTGGCCGTGGCGGCGACCATCTCCAAGCCCAAGCCGCTGCCGGACGAAGTCCTCGCCGACATGGCCGTCTCCGCCGCCACCAAGCTCCAGCGCCTTCGG CATCTGGGACGGTACTTCAAGCAATCGGCCAAAACGATGGGGCAGCAGTTCCAGAAGGAGGCTAGGTTCTACGGCTCATTGATCAG GTTGCAACAGAACTGGAAAGTTAAGAGGCAGCTTGGGAATGCTCCAGGAAGCAACAGCTTCATGTTTGATGTAGTTGACACTTCTCAGTTGGACACGGCTGAGATGCCCCGATTGTCGTCATTGTCTTTGGTTCCAATCGATCAGGACTCGTCAGGTACTTTGTCTGTACAAATCCCACAAAAGTCATGCCGTTTCTTGAGCCTTCAATTTCATGGGGACAGTGCAAGCGGCGTGGAAAGCTACACTTGCAAAACGAAAGGTGTCTCAAGCACCACTTGTTCTGCAGCTGAAGATGATGCCTCGGAGAATGATGATGTCAATAAGTCTGTCAAACAGGCGCATTCCATTCTCCGCAATATCCACAAGTCAATATTTGAGGAGCAG GTATTTGATATGGTGATCCGTGAGACATTTGTCCAAACTCAAGGCGTCAACGTAACTGGAATGTGTGAGGATTTTCTCCAATTAGCCATTGGCCAGGAGAGTTTGTTGTGCCTTTCGCTTGCGAATTCTGGACAGGACAGTGACTCGGAAATGGCGGGCCATGAAGAGCACACTAATTCAGAGGCGAATCTTGTGTTAGCCACCACCAATGGGAAGCAGGAGCCTTTAAAAGCAACCCCTCAGGGTTTCTTAACCCGAAAAGTCTGGAGATTTACCTGCTACATATGTTCCATGACAACATTCTTAAGAAAGTCAGGGAGAAATATCGTAATATTGTTCGCAACCAGAGTCCTGCTCACACTGCAGAGCCTGCAG GTTAGCAGGGTTCCGTATCTCCATCTGCAGTCCCTTCCTACGTGGCATTCTCGAACTTCTTCCTGGTCTATCTGCCTAAGAGTTCCGCAGCCTATTTTAGCTGCTGACCGACTCACGAAGCCTTCGGACAATGGTGAGCCTAAATACAAATCTTCCAGGAGACAGTTCAACACGAAGATTGTCTTGAAGGATGGCCAGATAAGTTTGTTGGGCGAAGGTTCTCCGAGCATTGCTGGATCATTGACCAGGAAGCCCTCAGATGGGTATCTGATAAACAGTTACAGCTGTGACTTGGAGGACCTCCCTACGATGGTTCTGCAGCAG GTGGCGAGCCAGGTGATAAACTGGCTCCACGAGGAGGCGCAGGTCCTGGGGATGAGTGTGACGAGGGACTTTTTAGGCCTCTACTTTGACCTGGACCACGGCGACACGACACTGGGCCTGGTGGGGCACATCGACCCGGATGATGCTTATGGGTGCGTGTCGTGGTACCTGACGGTGGACCACCTGGCGGAGGAGGACGGGAAGGCGCCGGCGACGGACGACCCGTGGGCGGAGGAGAAGTGCAGGTTCCTTGGGTACCTATCCCTGGAGGTGCTCCACTCCACCCTCATGGACCTCATCAACCTGTGTGGCACCGCGCCCACCCGCTGA